From a region of the Flavobacterium branchiarum genome:
- the hutH gene encoding histidine ammonia-lyase translates to MSNIHYISTQLLNLEQLQEIIVEHKTLELSDEAKVNVQKCRDYLDKKMASHSDPIYGINTGFGSLCNVKISNENLSKLQENLVKSHACGTGDEVPQEIVKLMLLLKIQSLSYGHSAIQLVTLERLVSFYNNDILPVVYTQGSLGASGDLAPLAHLSLPLLGEGEVYFEGKKVHSSEILKHFNWEPIILKSKEGLALLNGTQFMSAYGAHILMKAYKFSYLADLIGAISLEGFDGRIEPFNELIHFIRPHKGQIVTAQRIKDLLEGSEIIEQEKTHVQDPYSFRCMPQVHGASKDAIDYVKNVFKIEINSVTDNPNIFIESDQIISGGNFHGQPLALALDFMAIALAELGSISERRTYQLISGLRNLPAFLVDNPGLNSGLMIPQYTAASIASQNKQLATPASVDSIVSSNGQEDHVSMGANGATKALRVMDNLERILAIELLNASQAIAYRKPLKSSDFIEMFLTSYREVVPLVTEDRILHYDIENTISFLNSFQIENDLLTMA, encoded by the coding sequence ATGAGCAATATTCATTATATCAGTACACAGTTACTGAATTTAGAGCAATTACAAGAAATTATAGTAGAGCATAAAACATTAGAACTATCTGATGAGGCAAAAGTTAATGTTCAAAAGTGTAGAGATTATTTAGATAAGAAAATGGCTTCACATTCGGATCCAATTTATGGGATTAATACCGGATTTGGATCACTTTGTAATGTGAAAATTTCGAATGAAAATTTATCTAAACTTCAAGAAAATCTTGTAAAATCTCATGCTTGCGGAACTGGGGATGAGGTGCCACAAGAAATTGTAAAACTAATGTTGTTGCTTAAAATTCAATCATTAAGCTACGGACATTCGGCAATTCAATTAGTAACATTAGAGCGTTTGGTATCTTTTTACAATAATGATATTTTGCCAGTTGTATATACACAAGGTTCACTTGGGGCATCTGGAGATTTAGCACCTTTAGCACACTTATCATTGCCGTTATTAGGAGAAGGCGAAGTGTATTTTGAAGGAAAAAAAGTGCACTCAAGCGAAATTTTGAAGCATTTTAATTGGGAACCAATCATCTTAAAATCTAAAGAAGGATTAGCATTATTAAACGGAACTCAGTTTATGAGTGCTTATGGAGCTCATATATTGATGAAAGCATATAAGTTCTCTTATTTAGCCGATTTAATTGGAGCTATTTCTTTAGAAGGTTTTGATGGAAGAATCGAACCTTTTAACGAATTAATTCATTTTATCCGCCCTCATAAAGGACAAATCGTGACTGCACAGCGCATCAAAGATTTATTAGAAGGAAGTGAAATTATCGAACAGGAAAAAACACATGTTCAGGATCCTTATTCATTCCGTTGTATGCCACAAGTTCATGGAGCTTCAAAAGATGCGATTGATTATGTGAAAAATGTTTTTAAAATAGAAATCAACTCTGTTACCGATAATCCTAACATATTTATAGAAAGCGATCAGATTATTTCAGGAGGAAATTTCCACGGACAGCCTTTGGCTTTAGCTTTAGATTTTATGGCAATTGCTTTGGCCGAATTAGGAAGTATTTCTGAAAGAAGAACGTATCAGTTAATTTCGGGATTGCGTAACCTTCCTGCATTTTTGGTAGATAATCCAGGATTAAATTCAGGATTGATGATTCCGCAATATACTGCAGCAAGTATTGCAAGTCAAAACAAGCAATTAGCAACACCAGCAAGTGTGGATAGTATTGTTTCGAGCAATGGACAAGAAGATCACGTGAGCATGGGAGCAAATGGAGCTACAAAAGCATTGCGCGTTATGGATAATTTAGAGCGTATTTTGGCTATAGAATTATTGAATGCTTCACAGGCAATTGCGTACAGAAAACCGTTGAAATCAAGCGATTTTATTGAAATGTTTTTAACTAGCTACCGCGAAGTAGTGCCGTTGGTTACTGAGGATAGAATCTTACATTATGACATCGAAAATACAATTTCATTCTTGAATAGTTTTCAAATTGAAAACGATTTGTTAACAATGGCTTAA
- a CDS encoding inorganic phosphate transporter: protein MTLLIIIIVLALIFDYINGFHDAANAIATVVATKVLTPFQAVVWAAFFNFLAYWVFGFGVADTVAKTANTMQIDLVVILAGVIAAICWNLLTWWFGIPSSSSHTLIGGFAGAAIAHAIAVHGFSGYVGEDGTTQYWYDIVSWYKAGKDGGMPSGVLIIVAFIVLAPLLGALASYLISIWLLNASKKSILPKLFTIGLMIFTGVFIYYQMIPYETIIANGGQPRFESSVFWSVVLESHNIKWFLVGFIIYSISAFALIFSSLNLHQADSALKKMQLLSSAAFSLGHGGNDSQKVMGIIAAAVAVYIHSNPGVHMDEWLDVVLPSDDGAFKMPAWIPLACYSAIAAGTLSGGWKIVKTMGSKITKVTSFEGVAAETAGALTLYFTEHFKVPVSTTHTITGSIIGVGLTKRVSAVRWGVTVSLLWAWVLTIPVSALLAAIIYYALSIFI from the coding sequence ATGACGCTACTTATAATTATTATAGTATTAGCTTTAATTTTTGATTACATCAATGGTTTTCATGATGCAGCAAATGCTATTGCTACAGTTGTTGCCACAAAGGTATTGACGCCTTTTCAGGCGGTTGTTTGGGCAGCTTTTTTTAATTTCTTGGCTTATTGGGTTTTCGGTTTTGGAGTAGCAGATACTGTTGCTAAAACCGCTAACACCATGCAAATCGATCTAGTTGTTATCTTAGCAGGGGTTATTGCTGCTATTTGTTGGAACTTATTAACTTGGTGGTTCGGAATTCCTTCAAGTTCATCACATACATTAATTGGAGGTTTTGCTGGTGCTGCTATTGCTCATGCAATTGCCGTACATGGTTTCTCAGGTTATGTAGGCGAAGACGGTACAACACAATATTGGTACGATATAGTCAGTTGGTACAAAGCAGGCAAGGATGGAGGGATGCCTTCGGGAGTCCTCATAATTGTTGCCTTTATTGTTTTGGCACCGCTATTAGGAGCATTAGCCTCTTATTTAATTTCTATTTGGTTATTAAACGCTTCTAAGAAAAGTATTTTGCCAAAGTTGTTTACAATCGGTTTAATGATTTTTACAGGTGTTTTCATATATTATCAAATGATTCCTTATGAAACAATTATAGCAAACGGTGGGCAACCTCGTTTTGAATCATCTGTTTTTTGGAGCGTTGTATTAGAATCACACAATATAAAATGGTTTTTGGTAGGGTTTATTATCTATTCAATCTCGGCATTTGCTTTGATATTTAGTAGCTTAAACCTACACCAAGCAGATAGTGCATTGAAAAAAATGCAATTACTATCTTCAGCTGCTTTTAGTTTAGGTCACGGTGGTAACGATTCTCAAAAAGTAATGGGTATTATTGCAGCAGCAGTTGCAGTTTATATTCATTCAAATCCAGGTGTTCACATGGATGAATGGTTAGATGTAGTGCTTCCGTCAGATGATGGAGCATTCAAAATGCCAGCTTGGATTCCTCTAGCTTGTTATTCTGCAATTGCTGCAGGAACATTAAGCGGAGGTTGGAAAATTGTGAAAACAATGGGATCTAAAATCACTAAAGTAACTTCATTTGAAGGTGTAGCTGCAGAAACTGCAGGAGCATTAACATTGTATTTTACAGAGCACTTTAAAGTACCAGTAAGTACAACACATACTATTACAGGTTCTATCATCGGAGTTGGATTAACTAAACGTGTATCTGCAGTTCGTTGGGGAGTAACAGTAAGTTTATTATGGGCTTGGGTATTAACCATTCCTGTATCGGCACTTTTGGCTGCAATAATATATTATGCACTTAGCATTTTTATATAA
- a CDS encoding DUF47 domain-containing protein, with translation MSINSIFQFLVPKDKKFFPLFEEASSNLIELASNLHEAVNLPLKEREVLFQKIDELEQKGEDITRQTNLELSRNFITPFDREDIHTLITSIDNVADYLHGAASRMRLYQVDKITKSIRKMTEINLEACQNIDSAVKELRNLENFKVIKDACARINKLENKSDNVYNKAVFEIFENETDAKNIIKYKEVLSVLESATDKCKSVANILESISVKHS, from the coding sequence ATGTCAATAAACAGTATTTTCCAATTTTTAGTGCCGAAAGACAAGAAATTCTTTCCACTTTTTGAAGAAGCATCAAGTAATCTAATTGAATTAGCTTCTAACTTACACGAAGCAGTTAATCTTCCTTTGAAAGAAAGAGAAGTACTTTTTCAAAAGATAGATGAATTGGAACAAAAAGGCGAGGACATTACTCGTCAGACAAATTTGGAGTTAAGCAGAAACTTCATTACTCCATTCGATAGAGAAGATATTCATACTTTGATTACTTCTATTGATAATGTAGCTGATTATTTGCATGGTGCAGCAAGTAGAATGAGATTGTACCAAGTTGATAAGATTACAAAATCAATTAGAAAAATGACCGAAATCAATCTTGAGGCATGTCAGAATATTGACAGCGCAGTGAAAGAATTGAGAAATTTGGAAAATTTCAAAGTTATTAAAGACGCATGTGCTAGAATTAATAAACTAGAGAACAAGTCGGATAATGTTTATAACAAAGCAGTTTTTGAAATTTTTGAAAACGAAACAGACGCTAAAAATATTATTAAATATAAAGAAGTGTTATCTGTTTTAGAATCTGCAACAGATAAATGTAAGAGTGTGGCAAACATACTAGAATCTATTTCTGTAAAACATTCTTAA